In the Cellvibrio sp. KY-GH-1 genome, CTATCAAAAGTTTATTGGTATTGGTGGCGCAGTGACCGATGCCAGCGCCGAAGTGTTTGCTAAATTAAATCGCAAAAAGCAGAATGAATTTCTGCAAGCCTATTACAACAGTGACAAAGGTATTGGCTACACCCTGTTGCGCACCACTATTCACAGTTCAGATTTCAGCAGCGGTAGCTACACCTATATCAAGGAAGGCGATAAAGAATTAACAAGCTTCAGCATTGATCACGATCGCAAATACCGTTTACCGCTGATTAAGAAAGTACTCAAAGCGGCGGGCGGCGAAATCACGACTTATGTAAGTCCCTGGTCTGCCCCTGCATTTATGAAAGACACCAACAACATGTTGCGCGGCGGAAAATTATTGCCCGAATACAATGCCGCTTGGGCGCTTTACTACACCAAATTTATTAAAGCCTACGAAAAAGAAGGCGTTCCTATTTGGGGCCTTACCGTGCAAAACGAACCCATGGCCAAACAAACCTGGGAGTCAATGATTTACACAGCGGAAGACGAACGAGATTTCTTAAAGAATCACTTGGGTCCAACCTTAAAAAATGAAGGTCTGGGCGATAAAAAAATTATTGTCTGGGACCACAACCGCGATTTAATTAGCCATCGCGCCCACACCATCATGAGCGACCCGGAAGCCGCAAAATACGTGTGGGGTATTGGTTTCCACTGGTATGAAACCTGGACCGGTGGCCAGCCCATGTACAAAAACGTCGCCGACGTAGGCAAGGCTTACCCGAATGTAAATTTAATGCTCACCGAAGCTACGGTAGAAAAATTTAATCCGGAACGTTACCAATACTGGCCCAACGGAGAACGCTATGGCGATTCTTTAATTAACGATTTTAATGCGGGAGCGGTAGCTTGGACTGACTGGAATATTTTGCTGGATGACAAAGGCGGCCCCAACCACGTTGGCAACTTCTGCTTTTCACCCATCCACGCCGACGCTAAAGGGGAATTAATTTATACCCCCAGTTACTATTATCTGGGGCATTTCTCCAAATTTATTAAGCCTTCTGCCCAGCGAGTCAGCGCAGTTGCCAGCCGCAGTGTGTTACAAACCACATCATTTATCAATCAAGATAACAAACTCGCTACTGTAGTCATGAACAATAGTGATGCCGCAGTTTCCTACCGTTATTACATCGGCACACTTGAAACAAACGTTACTATTCCCGCCCACGCGATTCAAACGCTTGTTTACTAATAACTTTTTTGACGCATAAAAAAACCCGCCGCAGCGGGTTTTTTTATTTTATCTACAGAGAAAACCCAGTAGATTCCACATGCATTATGCACATTTCTTCTTCTGCTTTTCCGTTTCAATGGCGTTTACTTCGCCTTTCCAATTTGCAACTTCTTTTTCATAATCACCGGTAACCTTACTCAGCGGCACTATTGACAATATCAACAACCAAGCATCGGTATTGGCAGCAGAATTCTGCTTTTCTGTAGCAACGGCAAGTTCAGATTGCGCTTTTTTCAACTCAGAATCAAGCAGGGAACACTCGTGCGATTGATACTTATCTTGCGGCAAAGTTGTTGCTGCGATTTTATCCGGACGAGTTGCACATGAAGCAAGCCCCATTAAAACTATCATCGGAATAACTTTTAATACTTTAGGACAAATCATACACCCTCCTTATTAGACCTTTTGAGAATACGGCAATGGTTAGCACGAGAAAACCGAGGCAGTATACATAAGGCAAGTTGCAGCTCAATTAAAGATCCCATTTCCGCATAAAAATAGTCGCCAGAAATTTCATTTAGCTAGGCAACTTGTCGATTTAATTCAGAATCCAAACTCAAGTGTGTCAATTTAATCGAATCAATCAACTTCGTTAGTACGTTGCCAGGGCCGACTTCTTTGAATTCAAACGCACCTTGATCCAACAAATAGTAAACAGTATCCAACCACCGGACAGAGTTTGTAATTTGATCGCCAAGGTAAAATTTAAGGCTATCGCTGGTATGTGGGCGTGCAGTCACATTAGAAATTACAGGCGCACCCATTGGACAAAAGGTGAAATTATCCAAAAAAGCCTCAAACTCTTTCTTGGCATCGTTCATATACCGTGAGTGAAACGCAGCACTAACTGGTAACACAATATAACGAGCCTTGTTGCGTTCAAACACTTTAGCTGCCGCGTTAATTTCTGCCAAGTCTCCCGACAACACCGTTTGAGTACCTGAATTAAAATTGGCGACATCAATATTAATAAAATTACTGTCGCGCAGAATGTTATTAATTTCCTGAACGGATATCCCCAATACAGCTGCCATGCCACCACTATTTGCCCTTCCCATGAGCTCGCCTCTTTTTTTAACTAGTTTCAAACCAGTCTCAAAGTCAAATGCACCTGCCGCAAAAAGCGCGTTGTATTCCCCCAAGCTGTGTCCGGCCAAATAGTCTGCTTTACGACTAGAGTCTTCATAACACTTGAGATAACTCAGCGCTGAAACAACATAAATAGCAGGCTGGGTAAATTGTGTCTTATTGAGTTGATTCTGAGGATCATCTACGCACAATTCTCTTAACGAATAACCTAAAACACTATCAGCGACATCACTGAGCGTTTTAAAATCGTCAAACAACTCTTTTCCCATACCTTTAAATTGCGATCCTTGTCCTGGAAAAACATAAGTTAACATTTAGCAACTCCTTTAAACGTCATTGATGGATTTAAACTATTTATACATGTTTCGTAATTACTAACACTTCGCCCCATGGGGGACATAATTGAAAAGATGCTGTGGTATGCTTCTCGTGGCAGGCTGTACTTAACAAAATTTGCGAGCGACCCAGAGGGGCCAACGTCCACATAAGTCATATCGCGGTCCGGAATCAAGCCTTGCATCGTTTGATAAAACAATATGGGATTTCGCTTAACACGCCACATGTGCAACGC is a window encoding:
- a CDS encoding glycoside hydrolase family 30 beta sandwich domain-containing protein encodes the protein MQRHLKHWLLATAIASSSFYSLAADKQVSVYTTAKDSNLRLSLSDTLSLKPAQQYPETDIAVIVNPDIRYQKFIGIGGAVTDASAEVFAKLNRKKQNEFLQAYYNSDKGIGYTLLRTTIHSSDFSSGSYTYIKEGDKELTSFSIDHDRKYRLPLIKKVLKAAGGEITTYVSPWSAPAFMKDTNNMLRGGKLLPEYNAAWALYYTKFIKAYEKEGVPIWGLTVQNEPMAKQTWESMIYTAEDERDFLKNHLGPTLKNEGLGDKKIIVWDHNRDLISHRAHTIMSDPEAAKYVWGIGFHWYETWTGGQPMYKNVADVGKAYPNVNLMLTEATVEKFNPERYQYWPNGERYGDSLINDFNAGAVAWTDWNILLDDKGGPNHVGNFCFSPIHADAKGELIYTPSYYYLGHFSKFIKPSAQRVSAVASRSVLQTTSFINQDNKLATVVMNNSDAAVSYRYYIGTLETNVTIPAHAIQTLVY
- the fabD gene encoding ACP S-malonyltransferase, which produces MLTYVFPGQGSQFKGMGKELFDDFKTLSDVADSVLGYSLRELCVDDPQNQLNKTQFTQPAIYVVSALSYLKCYEDSSRKADYLAGHSLGEYNALFAAGAFDFETGLKLVKKRGELMGRANSGGMAAVLGISVQEINNILRDSNFINIDVANFNSGTQTVLSGDLAEINAAAKVFERNKARYIVLPVSAAFHSRYMNDAKKEFEAFLDNFTFCPMGAPVISNVTARPHTSDSLKFYLGDQITNSVRWLDTVYYLLDQGAFEFKEVGPGNVLTKLIDSIKLTHLSLDSELNRQVA